One region of Termitidicoccus mucosus genomic DNA includes:
- a CDS encoding rhodanese-like domain-containing protein, whose translation MKANTVRLFSKLKPQPKEISWVAMTFAFFFAVSLGVNQFRGAPMSVLGGKTHVDKDHGKNEGMPENWKYCNLSDMDSFKATGDLLIIDARPGLFYKYGHIPGAISLPAQTNELGRETGKVLSGVPGNRTIVIYCADAQCENAETVAGQVSRHGYGNIYIFSGGWSEWTETGRPVEK comes from the coding sequence ATGAAAGCAAACACTGTCAGATTATTTTCGAAATTGAAACCGCAGCCTAAAGAAATATCATGGGTGGCGATGACCTTCGCATTCTTCTTTGCGGTTTCATTGGGCGTCAATCAGTTCAGAGGCGCCCCCATGAGTGTTTTGGGCGGCAAAACCCATGTTGATAAAGATCATGGAAAAAACGAAGGAATGCCGGAAAATTGGAAATATTGCAATCTGAGCGACATGGACTCCTTCAAGGCAACGGGGGATCTTCTCATAATAGATGCCAGGCCGGGCCTGTTCTACAAATATGGTCATATTCCCGGGGCAATATCATTGCCGGCGCAAACCAATGAATTGGGCAGGGAGACCGGCAAAGTCCTTTCCGGTGTGCCAGGGAACCGGACGATCGTGATATATTGCGCCGATGCGCAATGCGAGAATGCCGAGACGGTCGCAGGTCAGGTTTCGCGCCATGGATATGGCAATATTTATATATTTTCCGGAGGCTGGTCGGAATGGACGGAAACCGGAAGACCTGTCGAAAAATAA
- a CDS encoding MauE/DoxX family redox-associated membrane protein translates to MKSRIIKISLRAMVGIVFIVAGFGKVLDPEAFAMAIKNYHMAPEGMVNALALGIPMTELGAGICLFFGIKPRIMGWVICLLLVSFLGALSYALWRGEPMNCGCFLEEDASLSSMWISFSRNWLLLLATLFIIATHADRRREVLKSPK, encoded by the coding sequence ATGAAATCACGTATTATTAAGATCAGTCTGAGGGCCATGGTTGGCATCGTGTTCATTGTTGCGGGTTTCGGGAAAGTTTTGGACCCCGAAGCGTTCGCGATGGCTATAAAAAACTATCACATGGCGCCCGAGGGCATGGTGAATGCGCTGGCGCTTGGCATTCCGATGACGGAATTAGGGGCGGGCATTTGTTTGTTTTTCGGAATCAAGCCGAGGATTATGGGATGGGTGATTTGTTTGTTGCTGGTATCTTTTCTCGGCGCCCTATCTTATGCCTTGTGGAGGGGAGAACCGATGAACTGCGGCTGTTTCCTGGAAGAGGACGCATCCCTGTCTTCCATGTGGATTTCTTTTTCACGCAATTGGTTGTTGTTGCTTGCGACGCTCTTTATCATTGCAACTCATGCAGATCGGAGACGGGAGGTCTTGAAAAGTCCCAAATAG